One genomic segment of Fusobacterium nucleatum includes these proteins:
- the earP gene encoding elongation factor P maturation arginine rhamnosyltransferase EarP, protein MEINSIDIFCEVIDNYGDVGVAYRLAREFKRLYPNKKLRFIINQTEEINLIKKSNDIEIIAYKDISKIENSADLIIETFGCEIPKEYMDKAFKDSKLIINLEYFSAEDWVDDFHLQESFLGGNLKKYFFIPGLSKKSGGILLDNEFLERKKRVEENKEYYLEKFGINEKYDLIASVFSYEKNFDSLIKELKKLDKKFLLLILSEKTQKNFIKYFDNNNNYDKIKFVKLPFFTYDKYEELLALCDFNLVRGEDSFVRALLLGKPFLWHIYPQDENTHIKKLESFLEKYCPNNKELKETFINYNINREDFSYFFKNFKEIEEHNKKYANHLIKNCNLIEKLIKFIENIGGKN, encoded by the coding sequence ATGGAAATAAATAGTATAGACATATTCTGTGAAGTTATTGACAATTATGGAGATGTTGGAGTAGCTTATAGATTAGCAAGGGAATTTAAAAGACTTTATCCTAATAAAAAATTAAGATTTATTATAAATCAAACAGAGGAAATAAACCTTATAAAAAAATCAAATGATATAGAAATCATAGCCTATAAAGATATTTCTAAAATAGAAAACTCTGCTGACTTAATCATAGAAACTTTTGGATGTGAAATTCCAAAAGAGTATATGGATAAAGCATTTAAAGATTCAAAACTTATTATTAATTTAGAATATTTTTCTGCTGAGGATTGGGTAGATGATTTTCATCTTCAAGAATCATTTTTGGGAGGAAATTTAAAAAAATATTTTTTTATTCCAGGACTTTCTAAAAAAAGTGGAGGTATACTTTTAGACAATGAATTTTTAGAAAGAAAGAAAAGAGTAGAAGAAAATAAAGAGTATTATTTAGAAAAGTTTGGAATTAATGAAAAATATGATTTAATAGCTTCAGTGTTTTCTTATGAAAAAAATTTTGATTCTTTAATTAAAGAATTAAAAAAATTGGATAAAAAATTTCTCTTATTAATATTAAGTGAAAAAACTCAAAAAAATTTTATAAAATATTTTGATAATAACAATAATTATGATAAAATAAAATTCGTGAAGTTACCATTTTTTACTTATGATAAATATGAAGAGCTTTTAGCATTATGTGATTTTAATTTAGTTAGAGGAGAAGATAGTTTTGTTAGAGCTTTACTTCTAGGAAAACCTTTTTTATGGCATATCTATCCTCAAGATGAAAATACACATATAAAAAAGCTAGAAAGTTTTTTAGAAAAATACTGTCCTAATAATAAAGAGTTAAAAGAAACTTTTATTAATTACAATATAAATAGAGAAGATTTTTCTTATTTTTTTAAAAATTTTAAAGAAATAGAAGAACATAATAAGAAGTATGCTAATCATTTGATAAAAAATTGTAATTTAATAGAAAAATTAATAAAATTTATAGAAAATATAGGAGGAAAAAATTAA
- a CDS encoding pseudouridine synthase, whose amino-acid sequence MRLDKFLVECGIGSRKEVKKLISNAEITVNGMSDISAKDNIDENSDIIEYNGERLEYKEFRYYIMNKKAGYITATEDFKENTVMDLLPEWVIRKDLAPVGRLDKDTEGLLLFTNDGKLNHKLLSPKNHIDKVYYVEIENNILDEDILKLEQGVNIGNYITQPAKVEKISDNKIYLTIKEGKFHQVKKMLEAVNNKVCYLKRVSFGKLTLNNLTLGEVKEVNLEDII is encoded by the coding sequence ATGAGATTGGATAAATTCTTAGTTGAATGTGGTATAGGAAGTAGAAAAGAAGTTAAAAAATTAATCTCAAATGCTGAAATAACTGTTAATGGAATGAGTGATATATCAGCCAAAGATAATATAGATGAAAATTCTGATATTATAGAATATAATGGAGAAAGGCTAGAATATAAAGAATTTAGATACTATATTATGAATAAAAAAGCTGGATATATAACTGCAACAGAAGATTTTAAAGAAAATACTGTTATGGATTTATTACCAGAATGGGTAATAAGAAAAGATTTAGCACCAGTTGGTAGACTTGATAAAGATACAGAAGGCTTACTACTTTTTACAAATGATGGGAAATTAAATCATAAATTATTATCACCTAAGAACCATATAGATAAAGTTTATTATGTTGAAATAGAAAATAACATTTTAGATGAAGACATCTTGAAACTAGAACAGGGAGTTAATATAGGAAACTATATCACTCAACCTGCGAAGGTTGAAAAAATATCCGATAACAAAATTTATTTAACTATTAAAGAAGGAAAATTTCATCAAGTAAAAAAAATGTTAGAAGCAGTAAACAATAAAGTTTGTTATCTAAAAAGAGTGAGTTTTGGTAAATTAACACTGAATAATTTAACTTTGGGGGAAGTTAAAGAGGTTAATTTAGAAGATATAATTTAA
- the efp gene encoding elongation factor P has translation MKIAQELRAGSTIKIGNDPFVVLKAEYNKSGRNAAVVKFKMKNLISGNISDAVYKADDKMDDIKLDKVKAIYSYQNGDSYIFSNPETWEEIELKGEDLGDALNYLEEEMPLDVVYYESTAVAVELPTFVEREVTYTEPGLRGDTSGKVMKPARINTGFEVQVPLFVEQGEWIKIDTRTNEYVERVKK, from the coding sequence ATGAAAATTGCACAAGAATTAAGAGCAGGGAGTACAATAAAAATTGGAAACGACCCATTCGTAGTATTAAAGGCTGAATATAATAAATCAGGAAGAAATGCTGCAGTAGTTAAGTTTAAAATGAAAAACTTAATTTCAGGAAATATATCAGATGCTGTTTATAAAGCAGATGATAAAATGGATGATATTAAATTAGATAAGGTAAAAGCAATTTATTCTTACCAAAATGGAGATTCTTATATATTCTCTAACCCAGAAACTTGGGAAGAAATAGAATTAAAAGGTGAAGATTTAGGAGATGCTTTAAACTATCTTGAAGAAGAAATGCCTTTAGATGTTGTTTACTATGAATCAACAGCTGTTGCAGTTGAATTACCTACTTTTGTTGAAAGAGAAGTAACATATACTGAACCAGGATTAAGAGGAGATACTTCTGGAAAAGTTATGAAACCTGCGAGAATAAATACAGGATTTGAAGTTCAAGTTCCTCTATTTGTTGAACAAGGTGAATGGATTAAAATAGACACAAGAACAAATGAATATGTTGAAAGAGTAAAAAAATAA